From the Thermodesulfovibrio thiophilus DSM 17215 genome, the window GAAAAATAGGCAACAACAAATATTATAACTACTGATAGAATAACAATCGTTGCAAGAACCTTTGTAAGTTTAAATGCCATAATTACAAGAAGTGCCAGTGCTAAAAGAAGATAAAACTGCCAGCTCATATATCTCTCCTTAATATGCGATTTGCTATACTGAGCTTAAAACTCCTCTAATTTTTGTCTTTTTACATAAATATATGCTTCTTTTATAGACACAATAAGAATGACTATGAAGCCTATTAATAGTCCTTTAACATTAAACCATCCTCTGGCTGCAATAAACCAGAGAAATAGAAAAATTAGACCGAGCTTAAGATAACTCAATCCTATTACTGTAAGCTGGAACATGGGTTTCCCAAAAAATTTTTTTATAGCCCATGCAAGTTCTCTTAAATTTAACCAGCTAATAAACCCGCCGAGAGCTATATTAAAAACAACTATCTCATTTTGCCATATTATATAGCTTAATGCTGCTAAAACTGGCACTAAAATTGAGGTTTGCTTATTGATCTTCTTTATTACTTCCCTGTCCATCAGTTTTATTTACCTTCCTTATATATCTGAAAATCTCTTTTATTCCTGCGGCAAATCCAGCAATTAAAAAAATTATTGAAAACCATGGAAAACTATGTAAAACTTTATCAATAAAGTATCCAATTATGGCTCCGATTACTACACACAGAACAAAATTAATTCCTAACGCTGAAGCATTCAGAATTACCCTGAAGATAGATTGTTTTGTATCTTCTTCAGTCATACTTTGCCCTCACACTCTGATAATACAAACTCTTTAAGCGAATATGCAACCTCTTTATAAAAATCAGTTTCTGCTTTTGCATATAGTGCATCACAAAATAAAGGAATCCATTCATAGATCCTTCTTAAAAAATCAATCTGCAATTCTCTCAAGTTCTGATTAATTAAATAGCTCATAAACAGTAACTCCATTGAGATATGGTCAGGTGGAAGGTCGAACTCTTCATCAATGGCAACTCCTGCTGCCCAGTAAAAATGCTGAACATCATTGAGGTGAAGATTAATTGGAATGTCTTTGTAGAGATCTCCCTTATAGTAGGCTTCATAGTTTGGCAGATTATTATCTATAAATAAAGCGATGAAATCATTGCTTATTTCTTCATAAGTGTCCCGAACTTCAACCT encodes:
- a CDS encoding ATP synthase subunit I, which encodes MDREVIKKINKQTSILVPVLAALSYIIWQNEIVVFNIALGGFISWLNLRELAWAIKKFFGKPMFQLTVIGLSYLKLGLIFLFLWFIAARGWFNVKGLLIGFIVILIVSIKEAYIYVKRQKLEEF
- a CDS encoding AtpZ/AtpI family protein, coding for MTEEDTKQSIFRVILNASALGINFVLCVVIGAIIGYFIDKVLHSFPWFSIIFLIAGFAAGIKEIFRYIRKVNKTDGQGSNKEDQ
- a CDS encoding TorD/DmsD family molecular chaperone, which codes for MNSFDPTEQEERAEIYRLFAYLLMNIPDVEHIEEFEDYAQVEVRDTYEEISNDFIALFIDNNLPNYEAYYKGDLYKDIPINLHLNDVQHFYWAAGVAIDEEFDLPPDHISMELLFMSYLINQNLRELQIDFLRRIYEWIPLFCDALYAKAETDFYKEVAYSLKEFVLSECEGKV